The following proteins come from a genomic window of Achromobacter deleyi:
- a CDS encoding ABC transporter substrate-binding protein, with amino-acid sequence MLSLRKTFTATALALALGGALPAVLSTAHAAGTLNVAINQDPGSWDPIDTFVTFWGSVGSNLYDGLTMRGADLKLQPGLATKWEYLDDNKRLRFTLRQGVKFHNGEPFNAEAVKFTFERLLGAEGAKGPQKSNYDSIGEVKVVDEYTVDFILKQPDPVLLTKLAGYGAMIVPPKYIQEKGEENFNTHPVGTGPFKFESYQPKVNVTLARNDDYWGGKPKLDKVVYRFISEPGTQVAELQAGRVDIATLIPLGLIETVKKSGNADVISTGGPVAFALRYNTKNGITQNRDVRRALILAVDRDTIVKQLLLGQAKTIASFQGPQSFGYNPEQKPLPFNPAEAKKLLAGAGIKPGATVQIDVRGSDSNFREVAQAVSGYLQAVGVRATIKPYETGVLLNDIIPGGKTGEMWQNQWGGWTYDYDNTAYLMYHSGQKWNPYDNDPKLNAMLEAQRTVYDVKKREAMLQEIAGYVADQALELPLYSLNTIVGVNKRVKGLEVPGDIRFRFVNTTVE; translated from the coding sequence ATGCTCTCCCTACGCAAAACCTTCACCGCCACCGCCCTGGCCCTGGCGCTGGGCGGCGCGCTGCCCGCGGTCCTGTCGACCGCGCACGCGGCCGGCACGCTCAACGTCGCCATCAACCAGGATCCGGGCAGCTGGGATCCGATCGACACCTTCGTGACCTTCTGGGGTTCGGTCGGCAGCAACCTGTACGACGGGCTGACCATGCGCGGCGCCGACCTGAAGCTGCAACCCGGCCTGGCCACCAAGTGGGAATACCTGGACGACAACAAGCGCCTGCGCTTCACGCTGCGCCAGGGCGTCAAGTTCCACAACGGCGAGCCGTTCAACGCCGAGGCCGTCAAGTTCACCTTCGAGCGCCTGCTGGGCGCGGAAGGCGCCAAGGGCCCGCAAAAGTCGAACTACGACTCGATCGGCGAGGTCAAGGTGGTGGACGAGTACACCGTCGACTTCATCCTCAAGCAACCCGACCCGGTGCTGCTGACCAAGCTGGCCGGCTACGGCGCCATGATCGTGCCGCCCAAGTACATCCAGGAAAAGGGCGAAGAGAACTTCAACACCCACCCGGTCGGCACCGGCCCGTTCAAGTTCGAGAGCTACCAGCCCAAGGTCAACGTGACCCTGGCGCGCAATGACGACTACTGGGGCGGCAAGCCCAAGCTGGACAAGGTGGTGTACCGCTTCATCAGCGAGCCCGGCACCCAGGTCGCCGAGCTGCAGGCCGGCCGTGTGGACATCGCCACGCTGATCCCGCTGGGCCTGATCGAAACGGTCAAGAAGTCGGGCAACGCCGACGTCATCTCGACCGGCGGCCCGGTGGCGTTCGCGCTGCGCTACAACACCAAGAACGGCATCACCCAGAACCGCGACGTGCGCCGCGCGCTGATCCTGGCGGTGGACCGCGACACCATCGTCAAGCAGCTGCTGCTGGGCCAGGCCAAGACCATCGCCAGCTTCCAGGGTCCGCAGTCGTTCGGCTACAACCCCGAGCAGAAGCCCCTGCCCTTCAACCCCGCCGAAGCCAAGAAGCTGCTGGCCGGCGCCGGCATCAAGCCGGGCGCGACGGTGCAGATCGACGTGCGCGGCAGCGATTCGAACTTCCGCGAAGTGGCCCAGGCGGTGTCGGGCTATCTGCAGGCGGTGGGCGTGCGCGCCACCATCAAGCCGTACGAAACCGGCGTGCTGCTCAACGACATCATCCCCGGCGGCAAGACCGGCGAGATGTGGCAGAACCAGTGGGGCGGCTGGACCTACGACTACGACAACACGGCCTACCTGATGTACCACTCGGGCCAGAAGTGGAATCCGTACGACAACGATCCCAAGCTGAACGCCATGCTGGAAGCGCAACGCACCGTCTATGACGTGAAGAAGCGCGAAGCCATGCTGCAGGAGATCGCCGGCTACGTGGCCGACCAGGCGCTGGAACTGCCGCTGTACAGCCTGAACACCATCGTCGGCGTGAACAAGCGCGTGAAGGGCCTGGAAGTGCCGGGCGACATCCGCTTCCGGTTCGTCAATACGACCGTGGAGTAA
- a CDS encoding aminotransferase class V-fold PLP-dependent enzyme, protein MSTQATPAITGPLRQFQQSLQSSDIVASLADGLIGKDAVIEGPFGLKPLVYADYVASGRALMQVERFVLEHVLPYYANSHTEASFCGGFITRLRREARAVVGRCCGAGDEHAVIFSGSGATLGINRLVHLFGVPAALAAGRKVRVVIGPYEHHSNILPWRECGADIVVLAESPQGGPDLAELDAALRAPDGALVICALSAASNVTGIVADVEAITRRVKRAGARMVWDYAGGAPYLEMRMTPAADAAIDAIVFSPHKFIGGPGASGILIVRRDAVAVATPTFPGGGTVKFVSPGGHDYSASLEAREEAGTPNVVGDIRAALVLLVKEALGADLMARRNAAFVQRALARWRDDPRLELLGSLSAPRLPIFSFRVRNGQGGHVHQQLVTRMLSDRFGIQARGGCACAGPYVHNLLEIDEAESARMRQAILDGREIEKPGFIRLNFSVLLSDAKADFILDSVLALAADATDFEDRYDFDPGRAIFFPRPAPAAVA, encoded by the coding sequence ATGTCTACCCAAGCGACCCCGGCCATCACAGGGCCGTTGCGCCAGTTCCAGCAATCCCTGCAATCCTCCGACATCGTCGCCAGCCTGGCCGATGGCCTGATCGGCAAGGACGCCGTCATCGAAGGCCCCTTCGGCCTCAAGCCGCTGGTCTACGCCGACTACGTCGCCTCGGGCCGCGCGCTCATGCAGGTCGAACGCTTCGTGCTCGAGCACGTGCTGCCGTACTACGCCAATTCGCATACCGAGGCCTCGTTCTGCGGCGGCTTCATCACGCGCCTGCGGCGCGAGGCGCGCGCCGTGGTCGGCCGCTGCTGCGGCGCGGGCGACGAGCATGCCGTGATCTTCTCCGGCTCGGGCGCCACCCTGGGCATCAACCGCCTGGTGCACCTGTTCGGCGTGCCGGCCGCGCTCGCGGCGGGCCGCAAGGTGCGCGTCGTCATCGGCCCCTACGAGCATCATTCGAACATCCTGCCCTGGCGCGAATGCGGCGCCGACATCGTCGTGCTGGCCGAAAGCCCGCAGGGCGGCCCGGACCTGGCCGAGCTGGACGCGGCGCTGCGCGCGCCCGACGGCGCGCTGGTCATCTGCGCGCTGTCGGCCGCCTCCAACGTCACCGGCATCGTCGCCGACGTCGAAGCCATCACCCGTCGCGTCAAGCGTGCCGGCGCCAGGATGGTCTGGGACTACGCCGGCGGCGCGCCCTACCTGGAGATGCGCATGACCCCGGCGGCCGACGCGGCCATCGACGCCATCGTGTTCTCGCCGCACAAGTTCATCGGCGGCCCTGGCGCCTCCGGCATCCTGATCGTGCGCCGCGACGCGGTGGCCGTGGCGACGCCCACCTTCCCGGGCGGCGGCACCGTCAAGTTCGTCTCGCCCGGCGGCCATGACTACAGCGCCAGCCTGGAGGCGCGCGAAGAGGCCGGCACGCCCAACGTGGTCGGCGATATCCGCGCCGCGCTGGTGCTGCTGGTCAAGGAAGCGCTGGGCGCCGACCTGATGGCGCGGCGCAACGCCGCCTTCGTGCAGCGCGCGCTGGCCCGCTGGCGGGACGATCCCCGCCTGGAACTGCTGGGTTCATTGAGCGCCCCGCGCCTGCCGATCTTCTCCTTCCGCGTGCGCAACGGCCAGGGCGGCCATGTCCACCAGCAACTGGTCACGCGCATGCTGAGCGATCGCTTCGGCATCCAGGCGCGCGGCGGCTGCGCCTGCGCCGGCCCGTACGTGCACAACCTGCTGGAGATCGACGAGGCCGAGTCGGCGCGCATGCGCCAGGCCATCCTCGATGGCCGCGAGATCGAAAAGCCGGGCTTCATCCGCCTGAACTTCAGCGTGCTGCTGTCCGACGCCAAGGCCGACTTCATCCTCGATTCGGTGCTGGCATTGGCCGCCGACGCGACCGACTTCGAAGACCGCTACGACTTCGATCCCGGCCGCGCCATCTTCTTCCCGCGGCCCGCCCCGGCGGCGGTCGCCTGA
- a CDS encoding class I SAM-dependent methyltransferase, producing the protein MLKLKYVVKRMLFRLSPFLAERCSVDFRIDTPSRVFLEQQVFGYLNNQAVVQSTESELLFLGLDKHNWHYPRLLRANFHSLDISPRSEVYGRSGRHWRGDALEMAAHYGADRFDVVIANGLLGFGIDTASDLRRLLAQCHAVLKAEGLLVLGYNDLPERTPFPVEVGSGFREFVPGIEGVASSRHLVDDAFRHVYCFFRKVGTP; encoded by the coding sequence ATGCTCAAGTTGAAATACGTGGTCAAACGGATGCTTTTCAGGCTGTCTCCTTTCTTGGCCGAGCGCTGCAGTGTCGATTTCAGGATCGACACCCCCAGCCGGGTCTTTCTCGAACAGCAGGTGTTTGGCTACCTGAATAACCAGGCAGTGGTGCAATCCACGGAATCGGAGCTGTTGTTCCTCGGCCTGGATAAGCACAACTGGCACTACCCCAGGCTGTTGCGCGCCAACTTCCATTCGTTGGATATCTCGCCGCGCAGCGAGGTGTATGGCAGGTCCGGGCGGCATTGGCGAGGCGACGCGCTCGAGATGGCCGCGCACTATGGCGCGGACCGCTTCGACGTGGTGATTGCCAATGGCTTGCTCGGCTTCGGTATCGACACCGCGTCGGACCTGCGTCGCCTGCTGGCGCAGTGCCACGCCGTGCTCAAGGCCGAGGGCCTGCTGGTGCTGGGTTACAACGATCTGCCCGAGCGCACCCCCTTCCCGGTGGAGGTGGGGAGCGGGTTTCGGGAGTTCGTTCCCGGCATCGAAGGCGTGGCCAGCTCGCGCCATCTGGTCGATGATGCGTTCCGGCACGTCTATTGCTTCTTCCGAAAGGTCGGAACCCCATGA
- a CDS encoding dipeptide ABC transporter ATP-binding protein → MSSIPAPSAQPLLSVRGVSVDFNTENGVFRAVENLDFDVRPGKTLAIVGESGSGKSVTSMAIMRLTDYNNGRITSGEILFRDSDDREVDLTAASDEQMRAIRGNDIAMIFQEPMTSLNPVFTIGDQIIEAIMLHQQLSRSAARKAARALLEKVRLPDAEQLLDRYPHQLSGGMRQRVMIAMALSCQPRLLIADEPTTALDVTIQAQILNTIRELQRDLGTAVIFITHDMGVVAEMADDVVVMLRGKKVEQGPVEEIFRAPRHPYTRALLAAVPRLGSLTGRDLPLRTPQTVLEGDTLREVGETREQDTARYDEPVLRVEKLTTRFDVGHNLFGRVTHRVHAVEEVSFDVYPGETLALVGESGSGKSTIGKTLQQLVAPTSGAVRYNGQDIFSMDAAGRQRLRQEIQYIFQDPYASLDPRKTVAFSIAEPIRTHRLLSDEAAIARRVGELLEQVGLKPEHARRYPHEFSGGQRQRVCIARALASDPKLIIADESVSALDVSIQAQILNLLMDLQKDRGLSYLFITHDMAVVEKVSHRVAVLYLGQIVELGTRRQIFESPQHAYTRKLLAAVPVAEPGRHIDTSLIEGEIPSPVRRVGDEPAIIPLVEFAPGHRVARAA, encoded by the coding sequence TTGTCTAGCATTCCCGCCCCTTCCGCCCAGCCGCTGCTCTCCGTGCGCGGCGTCTCGGTGGACTTCAATACCGAAAACGGCGTGTTCCGCGCCGTCGAGAACCTGGACTTCGACGTGCGGCCGGGCAAGACGCTGGCCATCGTCGGCGAGTCCGGTTCGGGCAAGTCGGTCACGTCCATGGCCATCATGCGGCTGACGGACTACAACAACGGCCGCATCACCTCGGGCGAAATCCTGTTCCGCGACAGCGACGACCGCGAGGTCGACCTGACGGCCGCGTCCGACGAGCAGATGCGCGCGATCCGCGGCAACGACATCGCCATGATCTTCCAGGAGCCGATGACCTCGCTGAACCCGGTGTTCACCATCGGCGACCAGATCATCGAGGCCATCATGCTGCACCAGCAGTTGTCGCGCTCGGCCGCCCGCAAGGCGGCGCGCGCGCTGCTGGAAAAGGTGCGCCTGCCGGACGCCGAACAGCTGCTGGACCGCTACCCGCACCAGTTGTCGGGCGGCATGCGCCAGCGCGTGATGATCGCGATGGCGCTGTCGTGCCAGCCGCGCCTGTTGATCGCCGACGAACCGACCACCGCGCTGGACGTGACGATCCAGGCGCAGATCCTGAACACCATCCGCGAACTGCAGCGCGACCTGGGCACGGCCGTGATCTTCATCACCCACGACATGGGCGTGGTGGCCGAGATGGCCGACGACGTGGTGGTGATGCTGCGCGGCAAGAAGGTCGAGCAGGGCCCGGTGGAAGAGATCTTCCGCGCGCCCAGGCATCCCTATACCCGCGCCCTGCTGGCCGCCGTGCCGCGCCTGGGCAGCCTGACCGGCCGCGACCTGCCGCTGCGCACGCCGCAGACGGTGCTGGAAGGCGACACGCTGCGCGAAGTGGGCGAGACCCGCGAGCAGGACACGGCGCGCTACGACGAGCCGGTGCTGCGCGTCGAGAAGCTGACCACGCGCTTTGACGTCGGCCACAACCTGTTCGGCCGCGTCACCCACCGCGTGCACGCGGTCGAGGAAGTGAGCTTCGACGTCTACCCCGGCGAGACGCTGGCGCTGGTGGGCGAATCGGGCAGCGGCAAGTCGACCATCGGCAAGACCCTGCAGCAGCTGGTGGCGCCGACCTCCGGCGCGGTGCGCTACAACGGCCAGGACATCTTCTCGATGGACGCCGCCGGCCGCCAGCGCCTGCGCCAGGAGATCCAATACATCTTCCAGGATCCGTACGCCTCGCTGGACCCGCGCAAGACCGTGGCCTTCAGCATCGCCGAGCCGATCCGCACCCACCGCCTGCTGAGCGACGAAGCCGCCATCGCGCGCCGCGTCGGCGAGCTGCTGGAACAGGTGGGCCTGAAGCCCGAGCACGCGCGCCGCTATCCGCACGAGTTCTCGGGCGGCCAGCGCCAGCGCGTCTGTATCGCGCGCGCCCTGGCCAGCGACCCCAAGCTGATCATCGCCGACGAATCGGTGTCGGCGCTGGACGTGTCGATCCAGGCGCAGATCCTGAACCTGCTGATGGACCTGCAGAAGGACCGCGGCCTGTCGTACCTGTTCATCACCCACGACATGGCGGTGGTGGAGAAGGTCAGCCACCGCGTGGCGGTGCTGTACCTGGGCCAGATCGTGGAACTGGGCACGCGCCGCCAGATCTTCGAATCGCCGCAGCACGCCTACACCCGCAAGCTGCTGGCCGCCGTGCCGGTGGCCGAGCCCGGCCGCCACATCGACACCTCGCTGATCGAGGGCGAAATCCCCAGCCCGGTGCGGCGCGTGGGCGACGAGCCGGCGATCATTCCCCTGGTTGAATTCGCGCCCGGCCACCGCGTGGCCCGCGCCGCCTGA
- a CDS encoding Lrp/AsnC family transcriptional regulator: protein MEKIDKFDLNIISCLQREGSLSQRELADRVGLSQNACWRRLQRLNACGIIRGTRAEVNLVALGLDLTVFVMIRTSHHAKEWADGFRKHVERLPEVTGFYRIGGDWDYLIQVVCRGIAGYDRFYQKLITDFELSTVTGFFSMEAIIENRPPDLGLLHESAGTA, encoded by the coding sequence ATGGAAAAAATTGACAAGTTTGATCTGAATATCATTTCCTGCCTGCAACGCGAGGGTTCGCTGTCGCAGCGCGAGCTGGCCGACCGGGTCGGTTTGTCGCAGAACGCCTGCTGGCGCCGGCTGCAGCGCCTGAACGCCTGCGGCATCATCCGCGGCACCCGCGCCGAGGTGAATCTGGTCGCGCTGGGACTGGACCTGACGGTGTTCGTGATGATCCGCACCAGCCACCACGCCAAGGAATGGGCCGACGGCTTCCGCAAGCATGTGGAACGCCTGCCCGAGGTGACCGGGTTCTATCGCATCGGCGGCGACTGGGACTACCTGATCCAGGTGGTCTGCCGTGGCATCGCGGGATACGACCGCTTCTATCAGAAGCTGATCACCGATTTCGAGCTGTCCACGGTGACGGGGTTCTTCAGCATGGAAGCCATCATCGAGAACCGGCCGCCCGACCTGGGGCTGCTGCACGAGTCCGCGGGCACGGCGTAA
- a CDS encoding peptidase M14, which yields MALLEKTFDRTLDAWIHAYKAPAWRGAAVEGWLFEGVDARREAEARLAQAGVTARFRSAYKPLLHYFLEEVERDGLVSVELRYPLHEHAQAKRFTLEAYPLVALLQGVRVTMKPGASDLHYDVALAYADGSRREARVFAPNQLGQAQDGTPELSPTGWLRVRNADGAVQTDAAQSTEYQQAFRSIVDTVRNHPWGAHEPYFDRLEIRVDLPGMDFALPVDEEIVSTFEALHEDLYFTLLEHFQHHSGRPSGDRGLQPGQIIPDIRRHDGAARVQVTLEPFAPPAPVTPAALDAPLAELRQPLAAAQIAGCMAALGGDAFQAVSRQGRPVLGTYLRGSGPAVFISGAQHANETSGVVGALRAAQALKARGDAHFALIASENPDGYALFNRLREQHPRHMLHASRYSALGDDIAYREHAPFFEREGRHQAHAISGAQLHINLHGYPAHEWTRPLSGYLPRNFELWTIPKGFFLVLRHHPGWSERARRLIEGVTARLARNVPGLVEFNARQLELFHAHALETGFDVLNGIPVQVTETDREALPMALISEFPDETVYGDRFVFAHTVQMETVLAATDIHRAGH from the coding sequence ATGGCATTGCTGGAAAAGACATTCGACCGCACGCTGGACGCCTGGATCCATGCCTACAAGGCCCCGGCCTGGCGCGGCGCGGCCGTCGAAGGCTGGCTGTTCGAGGGCGTCGATGCGCGCCGCGAGGCCGAGGCGCGGCTGGCGCAGGCCGGCGTGACGGCGCGCTTTCGCAGCGCCTACAAGCCGCTGCTGCACTACTTCCTGGAAGAGGTCGAGCGCGACGGCCTGGTGTCGGTCGAGCTGCGCTACCCGCTGCACGAGCACGCCCAGGCCAAGCGCTTCACCCTCGAAGCCTACCCGCTGGTGGCGCTGCTGCAAGGCGTGCGCGTGACGATGAAGCCGGGCGCCTCGGACCTGCACTACGACGTCGCCCTGGCCTACGCCGACGGCAGCCGCCGCGAGGCGCGCGTGTTCGCGCCCAACCAGCTCGGCCAGGCGCAGGACGGCACGCCCGAACTGTCGCCCACCGGCTGGCTGCGCGTGCGCAACGCCGACGGCGCCGTGCAGACCGACGCGGCCCAGTCCACCGAATACCAGCAAGCCTTCCGCAGCATCGTCGACACGGTGCGCAACCATCCCTGGGGCGCGCACGAGCCGTACTTCGACCGCCTGGAAATCCGCGTCGACCTGCCCGGCATGGACTTCGCCCTGCCGGTGGACGAGGAAATCGTCAGCACCTTCGAGGCGCTGCACGAAGACCTGTACTTCACGCTGCTGGAACACTTCCAGCACCACTCCGGCCGCCCCTCCGGCGACCGCGGCCTGCAACCCGGCCAGATCATTCCCGACATCCGCCGCCACGACGGCGCGGCGCGCGTGCAGGTGACGCTGGAGCCCTTCGCGCCGCCGGCGCCGGTGACGCCCGCGGCGCTCGACGCGCCGCTGGCCGAACTGCGCCAGCCGCTGGCGGCGGCCCAGATCGCCGGCTGCATGGCCGCGCTGGGCGGCGACGCCTTCCAGGCCGTCTCGCGCCAGGGCCGCCCGGTGCTGGGCACCTACCTGCGCGGCTCGGGCCCGGCGGTCTTCATCTCGGGCGCGCAGCATGCCAACGAAACCTCCGGCGTGGTCGGCGCGCTGCGCGCGGCGCAGGCGCTGAAGGCGCGCGGCGACGCGCACTTCGCGCTGATCGCCTCCGAGAACCCGGACGGCTACGCGCTCTTTAACCGCCTGCGCGAACAGCATCCGCGCCACATGCTGCACGCCTCGCGCTACAGCGCGCTGGGCGACGACATCGCCTACCGCGAGCACGCGCCGTTCTTCGAACGCGAGGGCCGCCACCAGGCGCACGCCATCAGCGGCGCGCAGCTGCACATCAACCTGCACGGCTACCCGGCCCACGAGTGGACCCGCCCCCTTTCGGGCTACCTGCCGCGCAATTTCGAGCTGTGGACCATCCCCAAGGGCTTCTTCCTGGTGCTGCGCCACCACCCGGGCTGGAGCGAACGCGCCCGCCGCCTGATCGAGGGCGTGACGGCGCGGCTGGCCCGCAACGTGCCCGGCCTGGTCGAATTCAATGCGCGCCAGCTTGAACTATTCCACGCGCACGCGCTCGAAACCGGATTCGATGTGCTGAACGGCATCCCCGTGCAGGTCACGGAAACCGACCGGGAAGCGCTGCCGATGGCGCTGATCTCCGAGTTTCCGGATGAAACCGTGTACGGGGACCGCTTCGTTTTCGCGCATACTGTGCAAATGGAAACCGTCCTGGCGGCGACCGACATCCACCGCGCCGGACACTAA
- a CDS encoding ABC transporter permease: MQTTTSPAAPKAVKPRSRYRSLEFVLGAVLTGVMIVLVLASGWLFPDGGESMDLTARLMAPFTSAAHLFGTDPLGRDVLARVIVGGKISLLVGFASVLGGALLGIVMGLIAGYYRGFWDMIVMRFADVQLALPFILVAITFIAILGGGLFNVIFFMIISQWVQYARLVRAQVLALREREFVLAARAFGVRDLAMIRHHIVPNLLGPLVILMTLNVANNILLESSLTFLGLGVDPMIPSWGGMLADGRTYMQTAWWVSVFPGLAIMLTVLGLNLLGDWLRDRLDPTGKV, from the coding sequence ATGCAGACCACTACTTCCCCCGCCGCCCCCAAAGCCGTCAAGCCGCGCAGCCGCTACCGCTCGCTGGAATTCGTGCTGGGCGCCGTGCTGACCGGCGTCATGATCGTCCTGGTGCTGGCCTCGGGCTGGCTGTTCCCCGATGGCGGCGAGTCCATGGACCTGACCGCCCGCCTGATGGCGCCCTTCACCAGCGCCGCCCACCTGTTCGGCACCGACCCGCTGGGCCGCGACGTGCTGGCGCGCGTCATCGTCGGGGGCAAGATCTCGCTGCTGGTGGGCTTCGCGTCGGTGCTGGGCGGCGCGCTGCTCGGCATCGTCATGGGCCTGATCGCCGGCTACTACCGCGGCTTCTGGGACATGATCGTGATGCGCTTTGCCGACGTGCAGCTGGCGCTGCCGTTCATCCTGGTGGCCATCACCTTCATCGCCATCCTCGGCGGCGGCCTGTTCAACGTGATCTTCTTCATGATCATCTCGCAGTGGGTGCAGTATGCGCGCCTGGTGCGGGCCCAGGTGCTGGCGCTGCGCGAACGCGAGTTCGTGCTGGCGGCGCGCGCTTTCGGCGTGCGCGACCTGGCCATGATCCGCCATCACATCGTGCCCAACCTGCTGGGTCCGCTGGTCATCCTGATGACGCTGAACGTCGCCAACAATATCCTGCTGGAAAGCAGCCTGACCTTCCTGGGCCTGGGCGTGGATCCCATGATCCCGAGCTGGGGCGGTATGCTGGCCGATGGCCGCACCTACATGCAGACGGCGTGGTGGGTGAGCGTGTTCCCCGGCCTGGCGATCATGTTGACCGTGCTGGGCCTGAACCTGCTGGGCGACTGGCTGCGCGACCGTCTGGACCCCACCGGCAAGGTGTAA
- a CDS encoding winged helix DNA-binding protein — protein sequence MSVSVRDAIVSSSHLASSAPELSEVEFGLIIASHAFNRWMVRCMACAGLPELTSLDILVLNHVFHRGRGKKLADICFTLNVEDTHLVNYSLKKLERLGVVQSAKTGKEVVYTTTDAGAAAIQRYAEVREQCLVKPFIDSPAADDASHQLANTLRALSGLYDQAARAATSL from the coding sequence ATGTCTGTTTCCGTCCGGGACGCCATTGTTTCCTCCTCCCATCTCGCCTCGTCCGCCCCGGAGCTGTCCGAGGTGGAGTTCGGCCTGATCATCGCCTCGCACGCCTTCAATCGCTGGATGGTCCGCTGCATGGCCTGTGCCGGGCTGCCCGAACTGACCTCGCTGGACATCCTGGTGCTGAACCACGTGTTCCATCGCGGCCGCGGCAAGAAACTGGCGGACATCTGCTTCACGCTCAATGTCGAAGACACCCACCTGGTGAACTATTCGCTCAAGAAGCTGGAGCGGCTGGGCGTGGTGCAAAGCGCCAAGACCGGCAAGGAAGTGGTCTACACCACCACCGACGCCGGCGCGGCCGCGATCCAGCGCTACGCCGAAGTGCGCGAGCAATGCCTGGTGAAACCCTTCATCGACTCCCCCGCCGCGGACGATGCCAGCCATCAGCTGGCCAATACCCTGCGCGCCCTGTCGGGCCTGTACGACCAGGCCGCCCGCGCCGCCACCTCGCTGTGA
- a CDS encoding ABC transporter permease: protein MTGFLIKRVLQAVFVIVAVTLLVSYAVRLTGDPALMLSQGSGSVTEQDLANIRQALGLNRPFHEQYLSYMQGLLHGDFGRSFMGGTSVAKLIGDALPATLMLAFTSLIASILISLPLGIQAAIKRGKPTDQAIRILSLVGLSFPNFWLALMLVLLLSITFPLLPPSGWSGPASLVLPSLTMAIILSATNIRLVRTTMLETLSAQYIMVARSKGLKERIVLYKHALRNCAIPLITYLGLQFGGLIGGIVVIEMVFNWPGLGTLAFDAISGRDYPVLQGTVTVLAAVIVLVNLIVDIAYGIVDPRIRTR, encoded by the coding sequence ATGACCGGATTTCTGATTAAACGCGTGTTGCAGGCGGTCTTCGTGATCGTGGCCGTGACGCTGCTCGTCTCCTATGCCGTGCGCCTGACCGGCGACCCCGCGCTGATGCTCAGCCAGGGCTCGGGCAGCGTCACCGAGCAGGACCTGGCCAACATCCGCCAGGCGCTGGGCCTGAACCGGCCGTTCCACGAGCAATACCTGAGCTACATGCAGGGGCTGCTGCACGGCGACTTCGGCCGCAGCTTCATGGGCGGCACCTCGGTCGCCAAGCTGATCGGCGACGCGCTGCCGGCCACGCTGATGCTGGCGTTCACCTCGCTGATCGCCTCGATCCTGATTTCGCTGCCGCTGGGCATCCAGGCCGCCATCAAGCGCGGCAAGCCCACCGACCAGGCGATCCGCATCCTGTCGCTGGTGGGGCTGTCGTTCCCCAACTTCTGGCTGGCGCTGATGCTGGTGCTGCTGCTGTCGATCACCTTCCCGCTGCTGCCGCCGTCGGGCTGGAGCGGTCCGGCCAGCCTGGTGCTGCCGTCGCTGACCATGGCGATCATCCTGTCGGCCACCAACATCCGCCTGGTGCGCACCACCATGCTGGAAACGCTGTCGGCCCAGTACATCATGGTGGCGCGCAGCAAGGGCCTGAAGGAACGCATCGTGCTGTACAAGCACGCGCTGCGCAACTGCGCCATTCCGCTCATCACCTACCTGGGGCTGCAGTTCGGCGGCCTGATCGGCGGCATCGTCGTCATCGAGATGGTGTTCAACTGGCCCGGCCTGGGCACGCTGGCGTTCGACGCCATCTCCGGCCGCGACTACCCGGTGCTGCAAGGCACGGTCACCGTGCTGGCCGCCGTCATCGTCCTGGTCAACCTGATCGTCGACATCGCCTACGGCATCGTCGATCCCCGTATCCGCACGCGCTGA